AGAACATAACCCATGGTGGAGATATAGGTATAGAACCGAGCTCCCACATCCTGAATATCATAGATGAGAAGATCGATCCCTGTGAGCATTTCCTGATTGGGTTCACGGTTCTCACCGTAGAGACTGTAGATCGGTACTCCTGTGGCCGGATCAAGTCCGCCTGGAATGGCATGACCTGCTTGAGATGTACCTCTGAATCCGTGTTCAGGTGCAAATATTGCCTTCAGAGTCACATCATCTGTAGCATTTATCAGATCAACCAGATGTTCACCCTGCTTATTAACAGCAGTATGGTTGGTAACGATACCCACATTTTTTCCTGCCAGCAATTCAAAGTCCATTTTCTGTAATACATCCAGACCTGTAAGCACTTTTTGAAGTTCCTGGGGTGGTGTAACCTGGCCATATTGATCCTGTTGCTCACTATGCGGTCCTGGTGGTGCAGGCGTTGGCGCAGTGGAGCAGGTCCAGAACAAAATCGGAAATATCCATAACATTTTCTGCAGGTAATAAAATTTCATATTGAGTCTCTATTTTAAGTAAGTGATATTTTGTGAATGGCTCTCAGTGCCACTTGCCACTTGAAGCACATAAACACCCGAGCTTAACATTTTTTGATCCATGACGTGCACGCTGAGCTGGTTTTCGCCTACCTGCAATCGCTGGCTAAGGTGATGCACCAGTTGACCTTTTAGATTGAAAAGACTGATAGTTGCCTCCACCCTCTCGTTACTATAAACCGAAAAAGAAAATGAGCCATTGAAGGGATTGGGAAACGCCCTTGAGACCTTGAAATTATTCGGGATCGGAGCCGTAGAAACAATATCCACAGAAATTTCCAGAAAATCAAGTACACGACCCATGACAATATTTCGGGTTGCTTCCGGATAGATGGTTTCAAAGCCAAAACCGAGATAAACAACGCCACCCAGAGCGGTGCTCTCACCAAAATTACCCATAAATTGGATTCCGGCTCCGCCTTGTGCAGCATAGTCAGCACCTTCATAGCGCAGATTATTCACCGCACCTCCAAATGGCTTGATCCCATCTGGATAATCCACATCATAGGTCCCGTGTGTACCATCATCGAACGCCACACCAGACAATCCTGCGAAGATTCCGTTGGCCGGACCGGATGTGGAGTAACTCTGCGTATTATCAACAATATAATCGGCTTTAAAATAATTTCGGTAGAAGGAAAGATCGTTGTCAGATCCATTGGCTTCCAGATCATAGCCTATCTCAGATCCAGAGATGAATAAGCGTCCTCCCTGCTCCAGATAGTCTCTGATGCGGGACTGCTCAGCCGGTGAGAATGACACGGTAGCAGTGGCCTCTTCTCCACTGATCCAATCCACTACATCATAGTCAGTCAATGAAATAGTGCCGTTTTCAATGGCATCATTACTGGCAGCATCAAAAATCCTTCCGGTGGCGTGAACAGCCGAGCCGTGTTCGATGATATAATCCAGATTATTCATCGTTCCAGAAGTTCGTTCAAAACCCTGCACGATCAGGACACTTGAGACAGTCGTACTACTAACAACCACGCCCAGTACTTCAGAAAAACTACCACTCCCAAACGTATTGGTATTCCTGATCTTCACATAGATCAACTGGCCAGGTTCCAGACCCTCAAGCAGGAAGTCCTGAGAAGGTGAACTATGGGCTAAGCTGAAACTGGACCCATCCAAACTGATATGTGCTTCGAAGAAATCGGTATAAATTGAAGGGGCACAATGAATCGCCACAGTGCCATCACCAACATTGCGAACTGTGAAATACTGTGAGCTGAGGGGCGGAGATGTTGCACCAAATGCATCACTCAACCCACCCCAGATCTCTGCGCGTCCACCATCATAACCCAGAGCCCAGATCCCGATACCTTTTATTTCAACTTCCTTGGCATAGTTATATTTGGTAGCCAGACTGAGGCTATCATCATACCAGACCTGTCGTAATCCGCCACTGTTATAATTATACCAGGCCGAAGGTGCATTTGCATTGTAGTGTTTGCCGTAGGATTGGGCATTGGCTTCAGCAGCCGAATATAGGATCGAAGAACCGCTCCCTGTCGTTGGAGCACCCATGGCAGTACTGCTGACTGGCCAGTCTCTGCCATACCAGGGCAATCCCAGGATAAGCTGGCTTCCATCGTCACCTGTTTTGGTCAGATAATCTTCCACAGTTCTGCGTATATACCAACTGGATAGGCCACTATTGAGAGGTGATAACGGTCCGGCATTGGCGCTTCCGCTCCAATAGTAGCCATAAGCCATGATCATCAACCCGTCTGAATTATCAGATAAATAGTCATAATCATAAGAATTCCACCAATCCACAGACGGCATGGCAATACTGACTTCAGAACCCGGTATCTGATCGTGGAAAGCCACCGTCAGATCATGGATAAAGGTATTAAAATTATTTCTGGATGCTGTGGGTACGAATTCGAAATCAATATTCACTCCATCGGCATTGCCCTGAGAAACGGCACTAATAAGATTGTTAATGGCAGTTTGGCGTGATGCGGCATTACCCAGCAGGGTTCCGATTGCTGAATTATCAAACTGGGTCACGGTTACAATGACCTTTACTCCATGACTATGAGCCAGATCCACCAGCCCATTGATAGGCCATCCATGCGAATTTGTGATGCTCCCGCTGGAGGACATATTCAGACCGAACCAGGCAATATGACTAAGCATGTTATATTCATAGTTCAGCCAGGCAGTTCCATTCCAATAGGGATGATACCCAAAAACAACATGGCTGGGTTCTCGGAAACCAGGACGCTCTACCAGATCCTGTGGAAAGCCAACAAAGTCACCCTGTTGATCAACTTGAATATGACCATATTGAGCGGCTTGCTGGCCGTGGGGTTTTTCCGGCTCACTCTGCCCCAATAAACAAACAGACCCAATTGACAAGATGATCATGATGTGTACAAGATGCTTCATGGTAATACTGTTCCTGTTCAATGCGGATTAATCATAGAGCAGATATTTTTTGCGCAACTCGCCAAACTTGAGTAGGTCTGCCTGCCATTCCTGCTGCATTTCCAGCGGATCCCGACCAGCCTGAATATCTATTCTGATCTGATCTGAGCCTGTGACCTTGGCAAACATATTCCAACGGTGCTCATTGGCAAATAGATCAACCTCAGGATAAAGCTCCTGATGAACCGATAGCATCAGCAGGCCGGTAACATAAGGAGCAAATAGATCACGATCAGTTACATGCAATTGTACGCCCCCACAAATCTGTCCTTTATGTCTACCATAATAGGGTTTAAAAAAGGTTGGCCTGAAAATTACCCCTTCCTGGATCCTGGAGCTAAGAGCATTGGCATATTCATGGGGGTTCTTGATCCATGGACCACCGGCTACCTCAAAGGGGGTTGTTATGCCGACTCCTTCGGAAAGCATACCCAGTTCACCATAAGTACCTGTGGCGATCATGGGCAGGATTGTGGCAGCATCCGGGACGTGGGGTGAGGTTGGCACCCATGGCAGACCGGTATCTTCAAAATACATGTCACGGGTCCAGCCTTCCATTTGAACTATTTCCAGATCACAGTTGATCTCATATTCAGTATTGAACAATAAAGCAAGTTCGCCAATGGTCATACCATGTCGATATGGAATAGGATAAAGACCGACAAAGCTGGAAAATTGAGGATCCAGCAGGTTTCCTTCCATTGCGACACCATTTACCGGGTTGGGACGATCCAGAATGATGACCTTTTTCCCGTTGATCGCAGCGGCTTGCATGAGGTAAGCCATGGAATATATATAGGTGTAGGATCGTACTCCAATATCCTGAATATCAAACAGGATCATATCCAGATCACTGATCAACTCAGCAATATCAGCAGGTTTTTGACGATAAGTTGTAACTGCTCTAATACCAGAACTAACCTCAGTTTCTTCCCCGATGTTATCCCCGGCATTTTCGGCTCCAAAGAGACCATGTTCTGGTGAGAGAAGCAATTGCAGGTCGATCTGCATCGGTAATAACTCAACACCATGTACTAACTCATGATTGATACAGGTTTGATTAGCCAATAGACCATATTTTAAATTTTCAAATCCATGCTCACGATCCAGGAATACTTCCAAACCGCTACGAACGGGTACTGGAATCACTTTCTGGCTTTCGATCTGTATTTTTTCAAGTGGTGTTACCGGAATTGGTTTCTGACTGCAAGAACTGATAAACAGTAAGGTAGACAAGCCCGAGATATACAAATATCTTAGACGACTGAATTTTTGACCATGCATAATATCATACTCCAGATTGTTGGTGCAAACTAGGTTTGTTAAAAGCATTTACCAATAT
This region of Candidatus Neomarinimicrobiota bacterium genomic DNA includes:
- a CDS encoding glycosyl hydrolase family 18 protein; this encodes MKHLVHIMIILSIGSVCLLGQSEPEKPHGQQAAQYGHIQVDQQGDFVGFPQDLVERPGFREPSHVVFGYHPYWNGTAWLNYEYNMLSHIAWFGLNMSSSGSITNSHGWPINGLVDLAHSHGVKVIVTVTQFDNSAIGTLLGNAASRQTAINNLISAVSQGNADGVNIDFEFVPTASRNNFNTFIHDLTVAFHDQIPGSEVSIAMPSVDWWNSYDYDYLSDNSDGLMIMAYGYYWSGSANAGPLSPLNSGLSSWYIRRTVEDYLTKTGDDGSQLILGLPWYGRDWPVSSTAMGAPTTGSGSSILYSAAEANAQSYGKHYNANAPSAWYNYNSGGLRQVWYDDSLSLATKYNYAKEVEIKGIGIWALGYDGGRAEIWGGLSDAFGATSPPLSSQYFTVRNVGDGTVAIHCAPSIYTDFFEAHISLDGSSFSLAHSSPSQDFLLEGLEPGQLIYVKIRNTNTFGSGSFSEVLGVVVSSTTVSSVLIVQGFERTSGTMNNLDYIIEHGSAVHATGRIFDAASNDAIENGTISLTDYDVVDWISGEEATATVSFSPAEQSRIRDYLEQGGRLFISGSEIGYDLEANGSDNDLSFYRNYFKADYIVDNTQSYSTSGPANGIFAGLSGVAFDDGTHGTYDVDYPDGIKPFGGAVNNLRYEGADYAAQGGAGIQFMGNFGESTALGGVVYLGFGFETIYPEATRNIVMGRVLDFLEISVDIVSTAPIPNNFKVSRAFPNPFNGSFSFSVYSNERVEATISLFNLKGQLVHHLSQRLQVGENQLSVHVMDQKMLSSGVYVLQVASGTESHSQNITYLK
- a CDS encoding DUF1343 domain-containing protein → MHGQKFSRLRYLYISGLSTLLFISSCSQKPIPVTPLEKIQIESQKVIPVPVRSGLEVFLDREHGFENLKYGLLANQTCINHELVHGVELLPMQIDLQLLLSPEHGLFGAENAGDNIGEETEVSSGIRAVTTYRQKPADIAELISDLDMILFDIQDIGVRSYTYIYSMAYLMQAAAINGKKVIILDRPNPVNGVAMEGNLLDPQFSSFVGLYPIPYRHGMTIGELALLFNTEYEINCDLEIVQMEGWTRDMYFEDTGLPWVPTSPHVPDAATILPMIATGTYGELGMLSEGVGITTPFEVAGGPWIKNPHEYANALSSRIQEGVIFRPTFFKPYYGRHKGQICGGVQLHVTDRDLFAPYVTGLLMLSVHQELYPEVDLFANEHRWNMFAKVTGSDQIRIDIQAGRDPLEMQQEWQADLLKFGELRKKYLLYD